Proteins from a single region of Actinomycetota bacterium:
- a CDS encoding SAM-dependent methyltransferase: MTDGPSAGGLLPPGELNANVAHPARVWNYFLGGKDNFPADREAGDEVLALMPEIVESARADRAFLRRVVRYLAGEAGIRQFLDIGTGLPTADNTHEVAQAVAPESRIVYVDNDPIVLVHARALLTSGPAGVTAYVDADVRDTGRLLLAAARTLDFSQPVALMLLGILNFVVDDDEAHAIVNRLLDAVPSGSYLVVVHPTQEVHGEAMAETLRLWNERGGAPIVDRSPQELARFFDRLELLEPGVVSCSQWRPDPGDPQVKVAHFCAVGRKT, encoded by the coding sequence ATGACCGACGGGCCGTCCGCTGGTGGCCTCCTACCACCCGGCGAACTCAACGCCAATGTGGCGCACCCGGCGCGGGTGTGGAACTACTTCCTGGGTGGCAAGGACAACTTTCCCGCCGACCGTGAGGCCGGTGACGAGGTTCTTGCCCTCATGCCCGAGATCGTCGAGTCAGCCCGGGCTGACCGGGCGTTTCTGCGCCGTGTGGTCCGTTACCTGGCCGGCGAGGCCGGTATCCGCCAGTTCTTGGACATCGGCACCGGGCTGCCCACCGCCGACAACACCCACGAGGTCGCCCAGGCGGTCGCCCCAGAGTCTCGCATCGTCTACGTCGACAACGACCCCATCGTCCTGGTGCATGCCCGTGCGCTGCTGACCAGCGGCCCAGCGGGTGTCACCGCCTACGTCGACGCTGACGTGCGTGACACCGGCAGGCTGTTGTTGGCCGCCGCCAGGACGCTGGACTTCAGCCAGCCAGTCGCGCTCATGCTGCTCGGGATCTTGAACTTCGTCGTCGACGACGACGAGGCGCATGCGATCGTCAACCGGCTCCTGGACGCCGTGCCCTCGGGCAGCTACTTGGTGGTCGTCCACCCGACCCAGGAGGTCCACGGCGAGGCGATGGCCGAGACCTTGCGGCTCTGGAACGAGCGGGGTGGAGCCCCGATCGTCGACCGCAGCCCCCAGGAGCTGGCTCGCTTCTTCGACCGCCTGGAGCTGCTGGAGCCCGGGGTGGTTTCGTGTTCCCAATGGCGGCCAGACCCCGGCGACCCGCAGGTCAAGGTCGCGCACTTCTGCGCTGTCGGACGCAAAACCTAA